A window of Maniola hyperantus chromosome 17, iAphHyp1.2, whole genome shotgun sequence genomic DNA:
GGGGAGGGCTTTACCATCATCAATTTTGTTGATAGACTCATTCCGGTATATTGGGCCATCATTGGATAAGGATTTATGTGTGATTTATGCTGAAGAAGAAACTACTGTTCCTGAAACCTCAACAACCACTGCTGCACCGACTACCACCCAAAAACCAACTACCACCCAAAAAACAACTACCACCCAAAAGCCAACAACCACCCAAAAACCAACAACCACCCAAAAACCAACTACTACTCAAGAAACAACATCAACTCAAACACCTACCCAAAAGCCAACTTCTACTACTGAAGGAACAATAGAAACTGGCGAACCAGTTACAACAATAAATACAACTACTTCCGTAAAGACAACTACGGCAGTAGTAACACCGACTACTACTACAATTATAACACCAGGCACATCTACTGAAATGCCAACAGTGACTTCCACGGAATCGTCAACTAAAACAACAATGACTACCAAAGCACCTACTACAATGACGTCATCTACAACACCTCCGACCAGTACAACACCAGGCTCATCCAACGAAAAACCACGcttttttgtttctattttacttataaaaataaagaaattcttTAGATAGTGACCGTTGTGTATCTTTCGCTGAACTGTTTAAAAACGAAAAGACTTTATAATGCGTTGTTTTTATCTTAAccaaaattatatattatttattattcttcaacaaaatacaataatatgcaatatagatgttttatttctttcCTACAATACCAATAAATTTAACGTTACAATAACTTTAATCCTGTACccaatcaataataatatgtacctattgcaGTTTGTTGGTTTTGTGCGAAAAATGATTCTTATTCGGATCTAAAtcaacattattttaatttggtttCCATTACTTATTTCCAGATGATTGTGTGTTTTATTGATTTGGTAGAAGTTATATAGAAATCAGAcagttatttaaaattttattgttgGCTGATTTAATACAttatgttttttgtaaaaagttactaaaaataataatatatgaatagataataatttgtaGATTGCTGTTACGTCTTCAAcgtcatacataatattatattttcagaaAGAATTTAATCTTGTTTTGTAGATTAATTCAAaattattcattatattatttttgatacTTATTAAAAAGAGAGCTTAGCGTCCCCACGCTATATCACTAGAATTAGCAAGCTTGATTGATTATTTAGTTGTAATCCAAAGCGATCCACCCTATAGATTATTTAATCGTCGTTTAATTTTATGTCGATTATATAGCTAAAGAGAAGGTGGACAAATTTTaagtgtatattattattataattaacgaAATAGTAGTATACTATTATGTTGGATTAGttaagttttatcaaaatttcCCCGGTTTCAAATTCTTGATTTGCAAACCATTTTTAATACGACTCTAGAATATATAGATTTTTAtaagatttttcattttaatgctgtaatattaattattagcgCAACGTGCTTGGTCTTGAAATAATTAAGAAATAACTTCTCCTAGATCTCCAACTATATTTTTTAGATTGTAAAGTAAAAACAAGGAACATACAATAATGAAGATTTAGTGTATATCGCAACACTATGGAAGTGTGACAAAGTTTGTTTTAATGATGTatcgttatttttttttgattatcattacttaccacGGTGTACAGTGTGATGATTGTGTAACTGAAGATTTTGAAAATGGCTTCANNNNNNNNNNNNNNNNNNNNNNNNNNNNNNNNNNNNNNNNNNNNNNNNNNNNNNNNNNNNNNNNNNNNNNNNNNNNNNNNNNNNNNNNNNNNNNNNNNNNTACTACACAAGAGGAAACTACAAGTCAAAAGCTAAGTACGTCTCAGGAGCCAACTACGAATGAGGAACTAACTACTATACAACAGGAAACTACAAGTCAAAAGCCAGGTACGACTCGGGAGCCAACTACCATTCGAGAGACAACCACTACTGAGGAATTAACTACTATACAACAGGAAACTACAAGTCAAAAGCCAAGTACGCCTCAGGAACCAACTACCACTCGAGAGACAACTACTACTGAGGAATTAACTACTACACAAGAGGAAACTACAAGTCAAAAGCCAAGTACGACTCAGGAGCCAACTACGACTGAGGAACTTACTACTATACAACAGGAACCTACAAGTCAAGAGCCAGGCACGACTCGGGAGCCAACTACGACTGAGGAACTAACTACTATACAAGGGGAAACTACAAGCCAAAAGCCAGGTACGACTCAGGAGCCAACTACCATTCGAGAGACAACTACTACTGAGGAATTAACTACTATTCAACAGGAAACTACAAGTCAAAAGCCAAGTACGACTCAAGAGCCAACTACGACTGAGGAACTAACTACTATACAACAGGAAACTACAAGTCAAAAGCCAAGTACGACACAGGAGCCAACTACAAATGAGGAACTCACTACTATACAACAGGAAACTACAAGTCAAAAGCCAGGTACGACTCGGGAGCCAACTACGACTGAGGAACTAACTACTATACAACAGGAACCTACAAGTCAAACGCCAAGTACGACTCAGGAGCCAACTACCACTCGAGAGACAACTACTACTGAGGAATTAACTACTATACAAGAGGAAACTACAAGTCAAAAGCCAGGTACGACTCGGGAGCCAACTACGACTGAGGAACTAACTACTATACAACAGGAACCTACAAGTCAAACGCCAAGTACGACTCAGGAGCCAACTACCATTCGAGAGACAACTACTACTGAGGAATTACCTACTACACAAGAGGAAACTACAAGTCAAAAGCTAAGTACGACTCAGGAGCCAACTACGACTGAGGAACTTACTACTATACAACAGGAACCTACAAGTCAAAAGCCAAGTACGTCTCAGGAGCCAACTACCACTCGAGAGAAAACTACTACTGAGGAATTAACTACTATACAAGGGGAAACTACAAGCCAAAAGCCAAGTACGACTCAGGAACCAACTACCACTCGAGAGACAACTACTACTGAGGAATTAACTACTACACAAGAGGAAACTACAAGTCAAAAGCCTGGTACGATTCAGGAGCCAACTACGACTGAGGAACTTACTACTATACAACAGGAACCTACAAGTCAAAAGCCAAGTACGCCTCAGGAACCAACTACCACTCGAGAGACAACTACTTCGGGGGAATTAACTACTACACAAGAGGAAACTACAAGTCAAAAGCCAAGTACGACTCAGGAGCCAACTACGACTGAGGGACTTACTACTATACAACAGGAAACTACAAGTCAAAAGCCAAGTACGACTCAGGAGCCAACTACCATTCGAGAGACAACTACTACTGAGGAATTAACTACTATACAACAGGAAACTACAAGTCAAAAGCCAAGTACGCCTCAGAAACCAACTACCACTCGAGAGACAACTACTACTGAGGAATTAACTACTACACAAGAGGAAACTACAAGTCAAAAGCCAGGTACGATTCAGGAGCCAACTACGACTGAGGAACTTACTACTATACAACAGGAACCTACAAGTCAAAAGCCAAGTACGCCTCAGGAACCAACTACCACTCGAGAGACAACTACTACTGAGGAATTAACTACTACACAAGAGGAAACTACAAGTCAAAAGCCTGGTACGATTCAGGAGCCAACTACGACTGAGGAAATTACTACTATACAACAGGAACCTACAAGTCAAAAGCCAAGTACGCCTCAGGAACCAACTACCACTCGAGAGACAACTACTTCTGAGGAATTAACTACTACACAAGAGGAAACTACAAGTCAAAAGCCAGGTACGACTCGGGAGCCAACTACGACTGAGGAACTAACAACTATACAAGGGGAAACTACAAGTCAAAAGCCAAGTACGACTCAGGAGCCAAGTACCATTCGAGAGATAACTACTACTGAAGAATTAAGTACTATACAACAGGAAACTACAAGTCAAAAGCCAAATACGACTCAGGAACCAACTACCACTCAGGAGACAACTACTACTTCGGAACTAACTACTATACAAGAGGAAACTACAACTCAAAAGCCAAATACGACTCAGGAGCCAACTACGACTGAGGAACTCACTACTGTACAACAGGAAACTACAAGTCAAAAGCCAGGTACGACTCAGGAGCCAACTACAACTGAGGAACTAACTACTATACAACAGGAACCTACAAGTCAAAAGCTAACTACGACTCAGGAGCCAACTACGACTGAGGAATTAACTACTATACAACAGGAAACTACTAGTCAAAAGCCAGGTACGACTCGGGAGCCAACTACGACTGAGGAACTAACTACTACACAACAGGAAACTACAAGTCAAAAGCCAAGTACGACTCAGGAGTCAACTACGACTGAGGAACTAACTACTATACAAGGGGAAACTACAAGTCAAAAGCCAAGTACGACTCAGGAGCCAACTACGACTGGGGAACTTACTACTATACAACAGGAACCTACAAGTCAAAAGCCAAGTACGACTCGGGAGCCAACTACCACTCGAGAGACAACTACTACTGAGGAACTAACTACTATAAAAGAGGGAATTACAACGGAAGAAACGACTACATCTACGGGAGTTACAATACCAACTTCTGCTACGGTTACAACGCCAAGAACTCCTATAGAAACATCACGCCTCTCGGTTTCTATtctgcttt
This region includes:
- the LOC138403508 gene encoding mucin-2-like is translated as MWDIETYSSLNLKSPHPKSTSFITLQTTWTCMTSFMFMITKGGTLEVNRYMTSRYFLDNVNIEVIQYDVRGNDFVVASGSFSPGQPDFVRGWQILRIPIPGSGEFKGYFRFWGRASPSSVALIDSFRYIAPSLDEDLCVIYQEEKSTTDVPTTSTTSTELPTDTPALTTAVAESSISTTTTTESPTVTTTSTKLPTITTTTIELPTTTTIITESPSVITTSTELPALTTTTKELPTTTTTTTELSTTTKKTTDTPSTTMTTTTPIQFWGRALPSSILLIDSFRYIGPSLDKDLCVIYAEEETTVPETSTTTAAPTTTQKPTTTQKTTTTQKPTTTQKPTTTQKPTTTQETTSTQTPTQKPTSTTEGTIETGEPVTTINTTTSVKTTTAVVTPTTTTIITPGTSTEMPTVTSTESSTKTTMTTKAPTTMTSSTTPPTKETTSQKLSTSQEPTTNEELTTIQQETTSQKPGTTREPTTIRETTTTEELTTIQQETTSQKPSTPQEPTTTRETTTTEELTTTQEETTSQKPSTTQEPTTTEELTTIQQEPTSQEPGTTREPTTTEELTTIQGETTSQKPGTTQEPTTIRETTTTEELTTIQQETTSQKPSTTQEPTTTEELTTIQQETTSQKPSTTQEPTTNEELTTIQQETTSQKPGTTREPTTTEELTTIQQEPTSQTPSTTQEPTTTRETTTTEELTTIQEETTSQKPGTTREPTTTEELTTIQQEPTSQTPSTTQEPTTIRETTTTEELPTTQEETTSQKLSTTQEPTTTEELTTIQQEPTSQKPSTSQEPTTTREKTTTEELTTIQGETTSQKPSTTQEPTTTRETTTTEELTTTQEETTSQKPGTIQEPTTTEELTTIQQEPTSQKPSTPQEPTTTRETTTSGELTTTQEETTSQKPSTTQEPTTTEGLTTIQQETTSQKPSTTQEPTTIRETTTTEELTTIQQETTSQKPSTPQKPTTTRETTTTEELTTTQEETTSQKPGTIQEPTTTEELTTIQQEPTSQKPSTPQEPTTTRETTTTEELTTTQEETTSQKPGTIQEPTTTEEITTIQQEPTSQKPSTPQEPTTTRETTTSEELTTTQEETTSQKPGTTREPTTTEELTTIQGETTSQKPSTTQEPSTIREITTTEELSTIQQETTSQKPNTTQEPTTTQETTTTSELTTIQEETTTQKPNTTQEPTTTEELTTVQQETTSQKPGTTQEPTTTEELTTIQQEPTSQKLTTTQEPTTTEELTTIQQETTSQKPGTTREPTTTEELTTTQQETTSQKPSTTQESTTTEELTTIQGETTSQKPSTTQEPTTTGELTTIQQEPTSQKPSTTREPTTTRETTTTEELTTIKEGITTEETTTSTGVTIPTSATVTTPRTPIETSRLSVSILLLKIKKFFR